A window of Pseudomonas guangdongensis contains these coding sequences:
- a CDS encoding methyl-accepting chemotaxis protein, which yields MRNLTTNQKLWGSLVAAWIAMLLIAAWGAWSTRTVMTEERQNKAREQTAIVVSMLSDVAAQVERGGMTLDAGQLYAGELLKSMRYDEGRGYFFVFDQDLYNVSHPTITSGTPLEDYKDIDGRLLFREFLDAANAANGQAFVDYHWKHAASGEPEPKRSYIKRFDAWGWYIGTGVYVADIDKAFYAELLRTLLALMVIGSLLTLMMGWVSRDLSRSLGGDPRYAARVVKQIAEGDLTVRPRLRPGDDSSLLAAIARMCEQLSNIVGEIQRSADEVNTAALTISAGNTELASRTEQQAAALAETASTMEELTSTVKQNAENADQARSLAESCAVNARQGGSSMEQVVSSMNAIQNSASQMASIVDTIDSIAFQTNILALNASVEAARAGEQGRGFAVVAGEVRKLASRSAEAAHEIKDLINGAGDQVRAGNQRVRETGEIIQGVVSDMARLNTLISEISSASSEQSNGIEQVNVAVAEMDQMTQRNAGLVHDSAQSSKRLSQQSDELREHVAHFVTDESARHAPAQEPRQVPAPRAGEQRFETSFS from the coding sequence ATGCGTAACCTGACTACCAACCAGAAACTGTGGGGCTCCCTGGTCGCCGCCTGGATCGCCATGCTGCTGATCGCCGCATGGGGCGCCTGGAGCACCCGCACGGTCATGACCGAAGAGCGCCAGAACAAGGCCCGCGAGCAAACCGCCATCGTGGTGTCGATGCTCAGCGACGTGGCCGCTCAGGTGGAACGCGGCGGCATGACGCTGGATGCCGGCCAGCTGTACGCGGGCGAGCTGCTCAAGTCCATGCGCTACGACGAAGGTCGCGGCTACTTCTTCGTCTTCGACCAGGATCTCTACAACGTCAGCCACCCGACCATCACCAGCGGCACTCCGCTGGAAGACTACAAGGACATCGACGGCCGTCTGCTGTTCCGCGAGTTCCTCGACGCCGCCAACGCCGCCAATGGCCAGGCCTTCGTCGACTATCACTGGAAGCACGCGGCGAGCGGCGAGCCCGAGCCCAAGCGCTCCTACATCAAGCGCTTCGACGCCTGGGGCTGGTACATCGGCACCGGCGTGTACGTCGCCGACATCGACAAGGCCTTCTACGCCGAGCTGCTGCGCACCCTGCTGGCCCTGATGGTGATCGGCTCCCTGCTGACCCTGATGATGGGCTGGGTCAGTCGCGACCTGAGCCGCAGCCTGGGGGGCGACCCGCGCTATGCCGCGCGGGTGGTCAAGCAGATCGCCGAGGGCGACCTGACCGTCCGGCCGCGCCTGCGTCCGGGCGACGACAGCAGCTTGCTGGCCGCTATCGCGCGCATGTGCGAGCAGCTGTCGAATATCGTCGGCGAGATTCAGCGCAGTGCCGACGAGGTGAACACCGCGGCGCTGACCATCAGCGCCGGCAACACCGAACTGGCCTCGCGCACCGAACAGCAGGCCGCGGCCCTGGCCGAGACCGCCTCGACCATGGAAGAGCTGACCTCCACGGTCAAGCAGAATGCCGAGAACGCCGACCAGGCACGCAGTCTGGCGGAAAGCTGCGCGGTGAACGCCCGTCAGGGCGGCAGCTCGATGGAGCAGGTGGTGTCGAGCATGAACGCGATCCAGAACAGCGCCAGCCAGATGGCCAGCATCGTCGACACCATCGACTCGATCGCTTTCCAGACCAACATCCTCGCTCTCAACGCCTCGGTGGAAGCGGCGCGGGCCGGCGAGCAGGGCCGCGGCTTCGCCGTGGTGGCCGGCGAGGTGCGCAAGCTGGCCAGCCGCAGTGCCGAGGCCGCTCACGAGATCAAGGACCTGATCAACGGTGCCGGCGACCAGGTGCGTGCCGGCAACCAGCGTGTGCGCGAAACCGGCGAGATCATCCAGGGCGTGGTCAGCGACATGGCCCGCCTGAATACCCTGATCAGCGAGATTTCCTCGGCCTCCAGCGAGCAGAGCAACGGTATCGAGCAGGTCAACGTGGCCGTGGCGGAAATGGACCAGATGACCCAGCGCAATGCCGGTCTGGTGCATGACA